A DNA window from Candidatus Liberimonas magnetica contains the following coding sequences:
- a CDS encoding GIY-YIG nuclease family protein, translating into MLKNNLVCQYLENISRGAFEKYQNVIKKYVRHRHGIYSLYKNNKLYYVGLASNLRTRLKRHLRDRHANAWDSFSIYLTTSGEHLHELEALLLRIIDRKGNKQRGKFGKAEDLKRKLRNDLKKALNIELENIFCGKKKQLKELNKKILNKKGKVAVLAPFVEKRFHIRYKLKKKLFIAHVRTDGTITFDRTSADYKRLKNKTFYSPSLAAAAAASKRSRNGWTCWQYQRSPGEWVLLNELRK; encoded by the coding sequence ATGTTAAAAAATAATTTAGTATGCCAGTATCTAGAAAATATTTCTAGAGGAGCTTTTGAAAAATATCAAAATGTAATTAAAAAGTATGTGCGTCACAGACATGGTATATATAGCTTATATAAAAATAACAAGCTGTATTATGTTGGACTAGCTTCCAATTTAAGAACTAGATTAAAACGTCATCTACGAGATAGACATGCCAATGCTTGGGATAGTTTTAGTATATACCTTACAACTAGCGGAGAACACCTGCATGAACTCGAAGCTCTTCTGCTAAGGATAATAGACAGAAAAGGCAACAAACAACGTGGTAAATTTGGTAAAGCAGAAGATCTGAAAAGAAAACTTCGCAATGATTTGAAAAAAGCATTGAATATTGAGTTGGAAAATATATTTTGTGGTAAAAAGAAACAGTTAAAAGAATTGAATAAAAAGATATTGAATAAAAAAGGCAAAGTTGCAGTTTTGGCACCTTTTGTTGAAAAAAGATTTCACATCAGATATAAACTGAAAAAAAAGCTTTTTATTGCACATGTTCGTACGGATGGGACAATTACTTTTGACAGAACAAGTGCCGATTACAAAAGACTAAAAAATAAAACATTCTATTCACCTTCTCTTGCAGCTGCGGCGGCCGCGTCAAAAAGAAGTAGGAATGGCTGGACGTGCTGGCAATATCAAAGGTCTCCT
- a CDS encoding putative molybdenum carrier protein has translation MKIISGGQTGADRAGLDVAIALGLEYGGALPKGRKTEDGPLDLKYKSMTELSTDNYPARTEKNVKDSDGTLMFVDGKIGKGTALTIKICEKLHKPYLIIDFQDKKKDHVKNIAKWLKILKPRALNIAGPRESGELGIYEKTCKTLREALKMI, from the coding sequence ATGAAAATAATATCAGGTGGACAAACAGGGGCAGATAGGGCAGGTTTAGATGTAGCTATTGCCTTAGGATTAGAGTATGGCGGTGCCCTGCCAAAGGGCAGGAAGACAGAAGATGGCCCGCTTGATCTCAAATACAAGTCAATGACTGAGCTATCTACGGATAACTATCCAGCACGGACAGAAAAGAATGTTAAAGACAGCGATGGAACATTGATGTTTGTAGATGGTAAGATAGGGAAAGGAACAGCTTTAACTATTAAAATATGCGAAAAACTACATAAACCTTATCTGATTATTGACTTTCAAGATAAAAAGAAGGACCACGTTAAAAATATAGCCAAGTGGCTTAAAATATTGAAGCCTAGAGCATTGAATATTGCTGGTCCAAGGGAAAGCGGAGAACTTGGGATTTATGAGAAGACATGTAAAACTCTGCGTGAAGCGTTGAAGATGATATAA